One segment of Pelodiscus sinensis isolate JC-2024 unplaced genomic scaffold, ASM4963464v1 ctg135, whole genome shotgun sequence DNA contains the following:
- the LOC142825849 gene encoding LOW QUALITY PROTEIN: arylamine N-acetyltransferase 2-like (The sequence of the model RefSeq protein was modified relative to this genomic sequence to represent the inferred CDS: inserted 1 base in 1 codon): MELGAYLCRIGYQDPREPTLETLLAVPFESLSVHCGEPITLALPLLYDKIVRRHRSGFCYEINGLFLWLLRALGFCAAGLAGRVRNRFTXPRDHLLLLVRLGARRFLCDVGFGEGFLEPLRLEPGLEQAQEGGTFWLGLAGGVWALERREGPGEPGRTLYTFTLEERELADFAAMCQYHQRSPSSVFACKSFCSLPQPGGGRLTYMGWRLIATQGRERPETALQAHEIPALLQRLFGTQGPRRPAPAPLPPCRPSEHAAVAPVGGDAGLLAGSGSISGSAPGSWGAGPCTAWPRGPPPPPTHKGPEAQGTWLHFFIQSRPASPPGTPAHKGGRLSHAHWLHGSRRLRAQRVGD, encoded by the exons ATGGAGCTGGGCGCCTATCTGTGCCGGATCGGCTACCAGGACCCGAGGGAGCCCACCCTGGAGACGCTGCTGGCGGTGCCCTTCGAGAGCCTGAGCGTGCACTGCGGGGAGCCCATCACCCTGGCGCTGCCCCTGCTCTACGACAAGATCGTGCGGCGGCACCGCAGCGGCTTCTGCTACGAGATCAACGGGCTCTTCCTGTGGCTGCTGCGGGCGCTGGGCTTCTGCGCAGCCGGGCTGGCAGGCCGCGTGCGCAACCGTTTCA GGCCCCGcgaccacctgctgctgctggtccgCCTGGGCGCCCGGCGCTTCCTGTGCGACGTGGGCTTTGGCGAGGGCTTCCTGGAGCCCCTGCGGCTGGAGCCGGGCCTGGAGCAGGCGCAGGAGGGCGGCACCttctggctggggctggcggggggcgtgTGGGCGCTGGAGCGGCGGGAGGGGCCCGGCGAGCCGGGGCGGACGCTCTACACCTTCACGCTGGAGGAGCGGGAGCTGGCCGACTTCGCCGCCATGTGCCAGTACCACCAGCGCTCGCCCAGCTCCGTCTTCGCCTGCAAGTCCTtctgcagcctgccccagccgggcGGCGGGCGCCTGACCTACATGGGCTGGCGTCTCATCGCCACGCAGGGCCGCGAGCGCCCCGAGACCGCCCTGCAGGCCCACGagatccctgccctgctgcagcgcCTCTTCGGCACCCAGGGACCAAGACGTCCAGctcccgccccactgcccccgtgccGCCCCTCTGAGCACGCTGCAGTGGCACCAGTGGGAGGGGACgctggcctcctggctggctccggTAGCATCAGTGGGTCTgcgcctgggagctggggggcaggtccCTGTACTGCCTGgcccagaggccccccccccccccccacccacaaaggGCCAGAGGCTCAGGGCACATGGCTGCATTTCTTTATTCAGTCCAGacctgcttcccccccaggcACCCCGGCACACAAGGGGGGGAGGCTCAGCCATGCCCACTGGCTCCATGGCAGCAGAAGGCTCCGTGCCCAGCGTGTGGGGGACTAG